One Gigantopelta aegis isolate Gae_Host unplaced genomic scaffold, Gae_host_genome ctg3212_pilon_pilon, whole genome shotgun sequence DNA segment encodes these proteins:
- the LOC121391981 gene encoding protein FRG1-like, translated as MAEYTAVKGEDGPDEAEIFTLVQLSENKIALKSGYGRYLGVNSAGEVIGKSEAVALREQWEPVFEDSRDGLYDAIGAGKLHEALLDRRVKMKADRYCK; from the exons ATGGCTGAATATACAGCTGTGAAAGGGG aGGATGGTCCTGATGAGGCAGAGATTTTTACATTAGTTCAGTTATCAGAGAATAAGATTGCTCTTAAATCAGGTTATGGACGTTATCTTGGTGTTAATAGTGCTGGTGAGGTGATCGGTAAATCTGAAGCAGTGGCTTTACGAGAACAATGGGAGCCGGTATTTGAagat AGTAGAGATGGTTTATATGACGCAATTGGTGCTGGAAAACTCCATGAAGCATTATTAGACAG GAGAGTCAAAATGAAAGCCGatagatattgtaaataa